The Mesorhizobium sp. NBSH29 genome has a segment encoding these proteins:
- the mraY gene encoding phospho-N-acetylmuramoyl-pentapeptide-transferase, giving the protein MFMFLVDFADHISAFNVFRYITFRTGGALITSALIVFLFGPMIIDSLRIRQGRGQPIRADGPQTHFKKAGTPTMGGLMMLCGIIGASLLWANLSSVYVWVVLIVTLSFGLIGFYDDYLKVTKQSHLGVSGKARLAVEFLVASIAAYLIMRAGQAPFSSSLTFPFVKDFLVNLGWFFIPFAAFVIVGAGNAVNLTDGLDGLAIVPIMVAAASFGVIAYLSGNALFAEYLQIHFVPGTGELAVILGSVIGAGLGFLWFNAPPAAIFMGDTGSLALGGLIGSIAVATKHEIVMGIIGGLFVVEALSVIIQVGVFKMTGKRVFLMAPIHHHFEKLGWTESQVVIRFWIIAVILALVGLSSLKLR; this is encoded by the coding sequence ATGTTTATGTTTCTTGTTGATTTTGCTGACCATATCTCAGCGTTCAACGTCTTCCGTTATATCACATTTCGTACCGGCGGTGCGCTTATCACCTCGGCGCTGATCGTATTCTTGTTCGGGCCGATGATTATCGATTCACTGCGCATCCGACAGGGACGTGGCCAGCCAATCCGCGCTGACGGGCCGCAGACGCATTTCAAAAAGGCCGGTACACCGACCATGGGCGGGCTGATGATGCTGTGCGGCATCATTGGCGCGTCATTGTTGTGGGCCAATCTGTCGAGCGTTTATGTCTGGGTCGTGTTGATCGTGACACTCAGCTTTGGCCTGATTGGATTTTACGACGACTACCTGAAGGTGACGAAACAGTCCCACCTCGGCGTATCGGGCAAGGCGCGGCTGGCAGTTGAGTTCCTTGTCGCAAGCATTGCCGCTTATTTGATCATGCGCGCCGGCCAGGCACCTTTTTCGTCATCATTGACCTTTCCCTTCGTCAAGGACTTCCTTGTCAATCTCGGCTGGTTCTTTATCCCGTTTGCAGCGTTTGTCATCGTTGGTGCTGGCAACGCCGTCAATCTTACCGATGGTCTTGATGGGCTTGCGATCGTGCCGATCATGGTCGCTGCTGCTTCGTTCGGGGTGATCGCCTACCTTTCGGGAAACGCGTTGTTTGCCGAATATCTGCAGATCCATTTTGTACCCGGAACTGGCGAATTGGCCGTCATCCTGGGTTCCGTTATCGGGGCGGGTTTAGGATTCCTCTGGTTCAATGCGCCGCCTGCGGCCATATTCATGGGTGATACTGGTTCGCTGGCGCTGGGTGGCCTGATAGGCAGCATCGCGGTGGCAACCAAGCATGAGATCGTCATGGGAATCATTGGTGGGCTGTTTGTCGTAGAAGCCTTATCCGTGATCATCCAGGTCGGTGTGTTCAAGATGACAGGCAAGCGCGTTTTCCTGATGGCGCCGATACATCATCACTTCGAAAAACTGGGCTGGACCGAGAGCCAGGTGGTGATCCGCTTCTGGATCATTGCGGTCATTCTGGCGCTGGTTGGCCTGTCCAGTCTCAAGTTGCGCTAG
- the murD gene encoding UDP-N-acetylmuramoyl-L-alanine--D-glutamate ligase: MIAARAFSEKKVALFGLGGSGQATALALKEGGAVVTAWDDNPASVATAVERGIPVTDLRTIDWSAQASFVISPGVPLTHPKPHWTVDLAHNAGVEIIGDIELFARERQCVAPTAPLIAITGTNGKSTTTALTAHILASSGRDTQMGGNIGRAVMTLNAPQPKRHYVIECSSYQIDIAPSINPTAGILLNLTPDHLDRHGTMQHYASIKERMVANSDTAIIGIDDVFCAQIADRLERAGKRVIRISKRLPLKDGMFADGLVLMQADHNRFVRVATLEGIGSLRGQHNAQNALAAVAACLEVGLSANEIQSGLDSFPGLAHRMEQIANKDHVLYVNDSKATNADAAAPALSSFGRIYWIAGGLPKEGGIEPLRSYFPRVAKAYLIGEAAPAFAATLGETIPYEISGTLDAAVAHAAADAALDGSGEAVVLLSPACASFDQYKNFEVRGDAFRAAVNAIDGVKPVGGTQI; encoded by the coding sequence ATGATTGCAGCGCGAGCATTTAGCGAAAAGAAGGTAGCGCTCTTTGGGCTTGGCGGCTCGGGGCAAGCAACAGCGCTTGCCCTCAAAGAGGGTGGCGCGGTTGTGACCGCTTGGGATGATAATCCCGCCAGCGTCGCTACAGCGGTCGAACGCGGCATTCCGGTTACCGATCTCAGGACCATCGATTGGAGCGCTCAAGCGTCTTTTGTCATTTCGCCCGGCGTGCCGCTGACCCACCCAAAACCGCACTGGACGGTCGATCTTGCGCACAACGCGGGAGTGGAAATCATTGGTGACATCGAGCTTTTTGCGCGCGAACGCCAGTGTGTTGCGCCGACTGCGCCGTTGATCGCCATCACAGGGACAAACGGCAAATCCACCACCACCGCCCTTACGGCTCACATTCTTGCTAGTTCTGGACGCGATACACAGATGGGCGGAAATATCGGTCGCGCGGTGATGACACTGAACGCTCCGCAGCCCAAACGACACTATGTAATCGAATGTTCGTCCTACCAGATCGACATTGCGCCCTCGATCAATCCTACTGCGGGTATCCTCCTCAACCTGACCCCTGACCATCTCGACCGTCACGGCACCATGCAGCACTATGCTTCGATTAAGGAACGAATGGTGGCCAACAGTGACACCGCCATCATAGGCATTGATGATGTGTTCTGCGCGCAGATCGCTGACCGGCTGGAGCGAGCGGGCAAGCGCGTCATCCGCATTTCCAAGCGGCTCCCTTTGAAGGACGGAATGTTTGCTGACGGACTTGTGCTCATGCAGGCGGATCACAACCGTTTCGTCCGCGTCGCCACGCTGGAAGGTATCGGCTCCCTGCGCGGCCAGCACAATGCGCAAAACGCGCTTGCCGCCGTTGCCGCCTGTCTGGAGGTCGGTTTGAGCGCAAACGAGATCCAGTCAGGGCTTGATAGCTTTCCGGGTCTTGCGCACCGCATGGAGCAGATTGCGAACAAGGATCATGTTCTTTACGTCAACGATTCCAAAGCGACCAATGCCGATGCGGCAGCGCCCGCGCTCTCGAGCTTCGGGCGGATCTACTGGATTGCTGGCGGCCTTCCAAAAGAGGGTGGCATCGAACCATTGCGCAGCTATTTTCCGCGTGTTGCCAAAGCCTATCTTATTGGGGAGGCCGCGCCAGCGTTTGCAGCGACGCTCGGCGAAACGATCCCTTATGAAATTTCCGGCACACTCGATGCTGCGGTCGCCCATGCGGCAGCCGATGCTGCGTTGGATGGAAGCGGTGAGGCGGTAGTTTTGCTATCCCCGGCTTGCGCAAGCTTCGATCAGTACAAGAATTTCGAGGTGCGGGGAGACGCTTTCCGGGCCGCAGTGAATGCAATCGACGGCGTTAAACCGGTCGGAGGGACACAAATATGA